From Streptomyces sp. TLI_235, a single genomic window includes:
- a CDS encoding TetR family transcriptional regulator, with product MSPTPEQRRAARHQLGTGPSTPATRRGPSGGRKKPITVDAIIDTAFGMVAEEGYEALTMRRLATALETGPSSLYAHVVNKEDLDELLIGRLCAEIDLPEPDAAVWRQQITHVCTQLRDQYLRYPGISRAAFAAAPSNLDTLRVSEGMLAILLVGGIDPQAAAWAIDALMLYVGAYSLEVSLADRRLGRGDDDWVVSRDELLRRFAALPDTFPRTKRYAAELTAGTVNDRFDFTLALMIDGLPGSRRDP from the coding sequence ACCCGGCGCGGACCGTCCGGCGGGCGCAAGAAGCCGATCACGGTCGACGCCATCATCGACACCGCGTTCGGCATGGTGGCGGAAGAGGGGTACGAAGCCCTGACGATGCGGCGTCTGGCGACCGCGCTGGAGACCGGGCCCTCCTCGCTCTACGCCCACGTGGTCAACAAGGAGGACCTGGACGAGCTGCTCATCGGCCGCCTGTGCGCCGAGATCGACCTGCCCGAGCCGGACGCGGCCGTCTGGCGGCAGCAGATCACCCACGTCTGCACCCAACTGCGAGACCAGTACCTGCGCTACCCGGGCATCTCCCGGGCGGCCTTCGCCGCCGCCCCCTCCAACCTCGACACGCTGCGCGTCAGCGAGGGCATGCTCGCCATCCTGCTCGTCGGCGGCATCGACCCGCAGGCCGCCGCCTGGGCGATCGACGCACTGATGCTCTACGTCGGTGCCTACAGCCTCGAGGTCTCCCTGGCCGACAGACGGCTCGGCCGCGGTGACGACGACTGGGTCGTCAGCCGCGACGAACTGCTGCGCCGGTTCGCCGCACTGCCCGACACCTTCCCCCGGACCAAGCGCTACGCCGCCGAGCTCACCGCCGGAACCGTCAACGACCGCTTCGACTTCACCCTCGCCCTGATGATCGACGGGCTCCCGGGTTCACGCCGGGATCCGTGA
- a CDS encoding putative RmlC-like cupin family protein — protein MSTAPRPTDPAAGGTRASRAGDGFHPHLPDDGAAAAPPQARLHHIKAGELDGDTAQTGGMRRFAAISGRTVGSEKLWMGQTHVAPATASSDHHHGESETAIHVVSGHPEFVFVDDSSGEPVEVRLRTGPGDYVFVPPFVPHREENPDPEEEAVVVIARSTQEAVVVNLPGLYAAPEGT, from the coding sequence ATGTCCACCGCCCCCCGCCCCACCGACCCGGCCGCCGGCGGGACCCGGGCGAGCCGCGCCGGCGACGGCTTCCATCCGCACCTGCCGGACGACGGCGCCGCCGCCGCGCCGCCGCAGGCCCGGCTCCACCACATCAAGGCCGGCGAGCTCGACGGCGACACCGCGCAGACCGGCGGCATGCGCCGCTTCGCGGCGATCAGCGGCCGCACGGTCGGCTCGGAGAAGCTCTGGATGGGCCAGACCCACGTGGCACCCGCCACGGCCTCCTCCGACCACCACCACGGCGAGTCGGAGACCGCGATCCACGTGGTCAGCGGCCACCCGGAGTTCGTCTTCGTGGACGACTCCTCCGGCGAACCGGTCGAGGTGCGGCTGCGCACCGGGCCCGGCGACTACGTCTTCGTACCGCCGTTCGTCCCGCACCGCGAGGAGAACCCCGACCCCGAGGAGGAGGCCGTCGTCGTCATCGCCCGCAGCACCCAGGAGGCCGTGGTCGTCAACCTGCCCGGCCTGTACGCCGCTCCCGAGGGAACCTGA
- a CDS encoding PRC-barrel domain protein — protein MIQLADIREWRQHDVVDQDAKKIGTLESVYVDTATDEPSFATVTVGLPTRHRLVFVPLGGATAGPGYLKVAYPKTLVKDSPSIDIDGVLAAEQEPAVFAHYALEYATGAGGERRLARR, from the coding sequence ATGATCCAGCTCGCCGACATCCGGGAATGGCGCCAGCACGACGTGGTGGACCAGGACGCCAAGAAGATCGGCACCCTGGAGTCCGTGTACGTCGACACCGCGACGGACGAACCGTCGTTCGCCACCGTCACGGTCGGCCTGCCGACCCGCCACCGGCTCGTGTTCGTGCCTCTCGGCGGTGCCACCGCCGGCCCCGGCTACCTCAAGGTGGCCTACCCGAAGACCCTGGTCAAGGACTCGCCGTCGATCGACATCGACGGTGTCCTGGCCGCCGAGCAGGAGCCCGCGGTGTTCGCCCACTACGCGCTCGAGTACGCGACCGGTGCCGGGGGCGAACGCCGCCTCGCCCGCCGTTGA
- a CDS encoding ABC-2 type transport system permease protein/oleandomycin transport system permease protein — translation MTAIAAHRPPVPARLRTGVAAVARDGGAVAWRNLIGLLRVPRLLVFSFIQPLVFVLMFRYVFGGVVSPALGPVHYVDFLVPGIFVQTAVFGSMNTAIGLATDMQTGLMERFRSLPMARSAVLVGRTTADLTRNVFVVALMTAVGFAIGFRIHAGVPAFLGGVLLVLAFGFAMSWIFAVVGLAVGDPETAQAAAFPILAPLVFASAAFVPVETMPGWLQTFAAHQPVSRTAEAVRTLVLGGPAAADVWQALAWDAGIVAAFAPLGVWLYRRAV, via the coding sequence ATGACCGCGATCGCCGCCCACCGCCCGCCCGTCCCCGCCCGCCTGCGCACCGGCGTCGCCGCCGTCGCCCGGGACGGCGGAGCGGTGGCCTGGCGCAACCTCATCGGGCTGCTCCGGGTGCCCCGCCTACTGGTCTTCTCCTTCATCCAGCCGCTGGTCTTCGTGCTGATGTTCCGGTACGTCTTCGGCGGCGTGGTGTCGCCCGCGCTCGGCCCCGTCCACTACGTCGACTTCCTGGTCCCCGGGATCTTCGTGCAGACCGCCGTCTTCGGCTCGATGAACACCGCGATCGGCTTGGCCACCGACATGCAGACCGGCCTGATGGAGCGGTTCCGGTCGCTGCCGATGGCACGCTCCGCCGTCCTGGTGGGCCGGACGACCGCCGACCTCACCCGCAACGTCTTCGTGGTCGCCCTGATGACCGCCGTCGGCTTCGCGATCGGCTTCCGGATCCACGCCGGCGTCCCGGCCTTCCTGGGCGGGGTCCTGCTGGTGCTCGCGTTCGGCTTCGCGATGTCCTGGATCTTCGCCGTCGTGGGCCTCGCGGTCGGCGACCCGGAGACCGCCCAGGCCGCCGCCTTCCCGATCCTCGCGCCGCTGGTGTTCGCCTCCGCGGCCTTCGTCCCGGTCGAGACCATGCCCGGCTGGCTCCAGACCTTCGCGGCCCACCAACCGGTCTCCCGCACCGCCGAGGCCGTCCGCACCCTGGTTCTCGGCGGCCCGGCCGCCGCCGACGTCTGGCAGGCCCTCGCCTGGGACGCCGGCATCGTCGCGGCCTTCGCGCCGCTCGGCGTGTGGCTCTACCGCCGTGCCGTGTAG
- a CDS encoding ABC-2 type transport system ATP-binding protein, whose amino-acid sequence MGQPAISVLGLSKRFGPMTALDDVRFDVAPGTVFGLLGPNGAGKTTMIRILTTIIRPTAGRAEVLGHDVVRQAAAVRRLIGLAGQFAAVDPNLTGRENLRLIGRLTHAPRAQVRPRAAELLARFRLEDAADRPVRTYSGGMRRRLDIAAALVAEPPVLFLDEPTTGLDPQSRIALWDLIRTLVDDGTTVLLTTQYLEEADRLAARVVVVNEGRIIADDTPAALKARLGDTVIELAMGDHRRASRASELLADRLGAAPQQEGDLLRLGAEDSARLLIDILRVTDEAGLAPRRVAVREPSLDDVFLSLTGHRTRTPEPAAHSAEAQS is encoded by the coding sequence ATGGGGCAGCCGGCGATCAGCGTCCTCGGGCTGAGCAAGCGCTTCGGGCCCATGACCGCGCTGGACGACGTCCGCTTCGACGTGGCACCGGGGACGGTCTTCGGCCTGCTGGGGCCGAACGGCGCGGGCAAGACCACCATGATCCGGATCCTGACGACCATCATCCGCCCGACCGCCGGGCGCGCCGAGGTGCTCGGCCACGACGTGGTGCGCCAGGCGGCCGCCGTACGGCGGCTGATCGGGCTGGCCGGCCAGTTCGCCGCGGTCGACCCCAACCTCACCGGACGGGAGAACCTGCGGCTCATCGGCAGGCTCACCCACGCCCCCCGGGCCCAGGTCCGCCCCCGCGCGGCCGAACTGCTGGCACGCTTCCGCCTCGAGGACGCCGCGGACCGGCCGGTCCGCACCTACTCCGGCGGCATGCGGCGCCGCCTCGACATCGCCGCGGCCCTCGTCGCCGAACCGCCCGTGCTCTTCCTCGACGAGCCGACCACCGGCCTCGACCCGCAGAGCCGGATCGCCCTGTGGGACCTCATCCGCACCCTGGTGGACGACGGCACCACCGTCCTGCTCACCACCCAGTACCTCGAGGAGGCGGATCGGCTGGCCGCCCGCGTGGTCGTCGTCAACGAGGGGCGGATCATCGCCGACGACACCCCGGCCGCCCTCAAGGCCCGCCTCGGGGACACCGTGATCGAACTCGCGATGGGCGACCACCGCCGCGCCTCCCGCGCGTCCGAACTGCTCGCCGACCGCCTCGGCGCCGCCCCGCAGCAGGAGGGCGACCTGCTCAGGCTCGGCGCCGAGGACAGCGCCCGGCTGCTCATCGACATCCTCCGGGTCACCGACGAGGCCGGGCTGGCGCCGCGCCGGGTCGCCGTCCGCGAGCCCAGTCTGGACGACGTCTTCCTCTCCCTGACCGGCCACCGCACCCGCACACCGGAGCCGGCCGCCCACTCCGCCGAGGCACAGTCATGA
- a CDS encoding alcohol dehydrogenase, with product MKALTFHGPGRRVWGEVPDPVLADPEDAIVRVDAVTICGTDLHILKGDVPEVAEGRVLGHEAVGTVVATGPGVRTVAAGDRVLVSCISACGRCASCRQAAYGQCTGGGGWILGHLVDGTQAEYVRTPFADTSLHRLPPEVTDEAALMLADILPTSFEVGVRNGRVGPGDTVVVVGAGPIGLATIATARLYSPARIVAVDPAERRLKAAGQAGADSLLTPEEADRAAADGLGRDGRGADVAIEAVGLPETFEQCTRLVRPGGRVANVGVHGRPATLHLEDLWIRNITITTGLVDTSSTPLLLDMLAAGRLPTGDLITHRFGLDEMQEGYDVFADPARTGALKVAFFRT from the coding sequence ATGAAGGCGCTGACATTTCACGGGCCGGGCCGCCGGGTCTGGGGCGAGGTCCCCGATCCCGTCCTCGCCGACCCCGAGGACGCGATCGTCCGCGTGGACGCGGTGACCATCTGCGGCACCGACCTGCACATCCTCAAGGGCGACGTGCCCGAGGTGGCCGAGGGCAGGGTGCTCGGCCACGAGGCCGTCGGCACGGTCGTCGCGACCGGTCCCGGCGTGCGCACCGTGGCGGCCGGCGACCGGGTGCTCGTCTCCTGCATCTCCGCGTGCGGCCGCTGCGCCTCCTGCCGGCAGGCGGCGTACGGGCAGTGCACCGGCGGGGGCGGCTGGATCCTCGGCCACCTCGTCGACGGGACGCAGGCCGAGTACGTGCGCACCCCCTTCGCCGACACCTCGCTGCACCGGCTGCCGCCCGAGGTCACCGACGAGGCCGCCCTGATGCTGGCGGACATCCTGCCCACCTCCTTCGAGGTCGGCGTCCGCAACGGGCGGGTGGGCCCCGGCGACACCGTCGTGGTCGTCGGCGCCGGCCCGATCGGACTCGCCACCATCGCCACCGCCCGGCTGTACAGCCCGGCCCGGATCGTCGCGGTCGACCCCGCGGAGAGACGGCTCAAGGCCGCCGGACAGGCCGGCGCCGACAGCCTCCTCACCCCCGAGGAGGCGGACCGCGCGGCCGCGGACGGCCTGGGCCGGGACGGCCGCGGCGCCGACGTGGCGATCGAGGCCGTCGGCCTGCCGGAGACCTTCGAGCAGTGCACCCGCCTGGTGCGGCCCGGCGGCCGGGTCGCCAACGTGGGTGTCCACGGCAGACCCGCGACCCTGCACCTCGAGGACCTCTGGATCAGGAACATCACCATCACCACCGGCCTCGTCGACACCAGCAGCACCCCGCTGCTGCTCGACATGCTGGCGGCCGGCCGCCTGCCGACCGGCGACCTGATCACCCACCGCTTCGGCCTCGACGAGATGCAGGAGGGCTACGACGTCTTCGCCGACCCCGCGCGCACCGGCGCGCTCAAGGTGGCCTTCTTCCGCACCTGA
- a CDS encoding histidine kinase/DNA gyrase B/HSP90-like ATPase — translation MGSSPENGSSPLPQLRLDELLDELQARLDAARQARDRIHSLLEAVLDVGRDLELTQALRHIVEAAVTLVDAEYGALGVIGEDRTLSQFVPVGVDDEQRRRIGPLPSGRGLLGELIRHPVPLRLDEISDHPSSAGFPAHHPPMHSFLGVPIRVRDKVFGNLYLTEKRGGGGFDAEDEAVLATLAVAAGVAIDNARLYTRARLRERWLTAGAEITNALLSGSPEQEVLDLLVTRASDIAGADLAVVAFCLPGTAELEVQIAVGLRAADHHGLVLPTEGSFAGAAVRTADLVVSTDVRKDPRITAGPPRWEGLGPAVAVPVGTAEGGIRGVLMLARTTGSALFDDDESAPLKGFAAQAAVAMELAERRRDSEQVALLQERDRIARDLHDLAIQRLFATGMTLQGATRFIDHPDATERVLRAIDDLDETAKTIRSTIFGLRTKRSGAAGQGLRARVVEVVERAVPVLGFTPALRMTGLLDVTVPPEVAQEVLAVLQEALSNAARHAEAGAVEVSLAAGGDLVLTVTDDGVGLPADGRRSGLANLAERAAALGGGFDAHTRPGGGTELVWRVPLPAA, via the coding sequence GTGGGAAGCTCCCCGGAGAACGGGTCGTCCCCGCTCCCCCAGCTCCGCCTGGACGAGCTGCTGGACGAGCTCCAGGCCCGCCTGGACGCCGCCCGGCAGGCCCGGGACCGGATCCACAGCCTGCTGGAGGCCGTGCTCGACGTCGGCCGGGACCTGGAACTCACGCAGGCGCTGCGGCACATCGTCGAGGCGGCGGTGACGCTGGTGGACGCCGAGTACGGCGCGCTCGGGGTGATCGGCGAGGACCGCACGCTCTCCCAGTTCGTCCCGGTCGGGGTGGACGACGAGCAGCGGCGGCGGATCGGCCCGCTGCCCTCGGGCCGCGGCCTGCTGGGCGAACTGATCCGGCACCCGGTGCCGCTGCGGCTCGACGAGATCTCCGACCACCCCTCGTCGGCCGGTTTCCCCGCCCACCATCCGCCGATGCACAGCTTCCTGGGCGTGCCGATCCGGGTGCGGGACAAGGTCTTCGGCAACCTGTACCTGACCGAGAAGCGCGGCGGCGGGGGCTTCGACGCCGAGGACGAGGCCGTGCTCGCCACCCTCGCGGTGGCGGCCGGTGTGGCGATCGACAACGCCCGGCTCTACACCCGCGCCCGGCTGCGGGAGCGCTGGCTGACCGCCGGCGCGGAGATCACCAACGCCCTGCTCTCGGGCAGCCCGGAACAGGAGGTGCTGGACCTGCTCGTGACCCGGGCGTCCGACATCGCCGGCGCGGACCTCGCGGTGGTGGCCTTCTGCCTGCCGGGGACGGCCGAGCTGGAGGTCCAGATCGCGGTCGGGCTGCGGGCGGCCGACCACCACGGGCTGGTGCTGCCGACCGAGGGCTCGTTCGCCGGCGCCGCGGTGCGCACGGCCGACCTGGTCGTCAGCACCGATGTCCGCAAGGACCCGCGGATCACCGCCGGACCGCCCCGCTGGGAGGGCCTGGGGCCGGCGGTCGCCGTGCCGGTCGGCACCGCGGAGGGCGGCATCCGCGGGGTGCTGATGCTGGCACGCACCACCGGCTCCGCGCTGTTCGACGACGACGAGTCCGCGCCGCTGAAGGGCTTCGCCGCGCAGGCCGCCGTCGCGATGGAGCTGGCCGAGCGGCGCCGCGACTCCGAGCAGGTCGCCCTGCTCCAGGAGCGCGACCGGATCGCCCGGGACCTGCACGACCTGGCCATCCAACGGCTCTTCGCAACCGGGATGACCCTGCAGGGGGCCACCCGGTTCATCGACCACCCCGACGCCACCGAACGGGTGCTGCGGGCGATCGACGACCTGGACGAGACCGCCAAGACCATCCGGTCGACCATCTTCGGCCTCCGGACCAAGCGGTCGGGGGCCGCCGGCCAGGGGCTGCGGGCCAGGGTGGTCGAGGTCGTGGAGCGGGCGGTGCCGGTACTGGGGTTCACCCCGGCGCTGCGGATGACCGGCCTGCTCGACGTCACCGTCCCGCCGGAGGTGGCCCAGGAGGTGCTCGCCGTGCTGCAGGAGGCGCTGTCCAACGCCGCCCGGCATGCCGAAGCCGGCGCCGTGGAGGTGTCGCTCGCCGCCGGCGGGGACCTGGTCCTCACCGTCACGGACGACGGTGTCGGGCTGCCCGCGGACGGGCGGCGCAGCGGGCTGGCCAACCTCGCCGAGCGGGCCGCCGCGCTCGGCGGCGGCTTCGACGCCCACACCCGCCCCGGGGGCGGGACGGAGCTGGTCTGGCGGGTCCCGCTGCCGGCCGCCTGA
- a CDS encoding putative membrane protein has protein sequence MMYWNGHGMNGWGIALMSLSTLLVLGLLTAGVVLLARYLGRATVEPPARPPAEPPAAPHTEPRAPEALLAERLARGQIDADEYRQRLDALRSAHRPASG, from the coding sequence ATGATGTACTGGAACGGCCACGGCATGAACGGCTGGGGCATCGCCCTGATGAGCCTCAGCACCCTGCTCGTCCTCGGGCTGCTGACCGCCGGCGTCGTCCTGCTGGCCCGCTACCTCGGCCGCGCGACCGTCGAGCCGCCCGCCCGACCGCCGGCCGAACCCCCGGCAGCACCGCACACCGAGCCCCGCGCCCCCGAAGCGCTGCTCGCCGAGCGCCTGGCCCGCGGTCAGATCGACGCCGACGAGTACCGGCAGCGCCTGGACGCCCTGCGCTCGGCCCACCGGCCGGCCTCCGGCTGA
- a CDS encoding LuxR family two component transcriptional regulator gives MDTTGATGDGPPVRVFLLDDHEIVRRGVKDLLDAEPDIEVVGEAGTCAQALARVPALKPRVAVLDVRLPDGDGVTVCRELRDRMPGLACLMLTSFDDDDALLDAIMAGAAGYVLKQVKGADLVSAVRTVAAGQSMLDPATTSKLMANLRHHDETDTEDPLDRLTPREREILALVGEGRTNREIGKELYLAEKTVKNHVSRLLAKLGVERRLQAAVLAVQADVEYHPPHDRPPHAH, from the coding sequence ATGGACACGACCGGGGCCACCGGGGACGGGCCGCCCGTGCGCGTCTTCCTGCTGGACGACCACGAGATCGTGCGGCGTGGCGTGAAGGACCTGCTGGACGCCGAGCCCGACATCGAGGTCGTGGGCGAGGCGGGCACCTGCGCCCAGGCGCTGGCCCGGGTGCCCGCCCTCAAGCCCCGGGTGGCCGTGCTCGACGTCCGGCTGCCCGACGGCGACGGGGTCACGGTCTGCCGCGAGCTGCGGGACCGGATGCCCGGGCTCGCCTGCCTGATGCTGACGTCCTTCGACGACGACGACGCGCTGCTGGACGCGATCATGGCCGGCGCGGCCGGCTACGTGCTCAAGCAGGTCAAGGGCGCGGACCTGGTCAGTGCCGTCCGCACCGTGGCGGCCGGCCAGTCGATGCTCGACCCGGCCACCACCAGCAAGCTGATGGCGAACCTGCGCCACCACGACGAGACCGACACCGAGGACCCCCTCGACCGGCTGACGCCCCGCGAGCGGGAGATCCTCGCCCTGGTGGGGGAGGGCAGGACCAACCGGGAGATCGGCAAGGAGCTCTACCTCGCCGAGAAGACCGTCAAGAACCACGTGTCGCGGCTGCTCGCCAAGCTCGGCGTCGAACGGCGCCTGCAGGCCGCCGTGCTCGCCGTACAGGCCGACGTCGAGTACCACCCGCCGCACGACCGACCACCGCACGCGCACTGA
- a CDS encoding CBS domain protein: MRVSDLMVSPPVTVAPDSTAAEAARLMDGQAIGCVLVADSRALLGVLTDRDLVVRVLAGGADPHTSVARLMSAPALTVDADDDLAAAYRTFRRTGVRRLPVLRDGTPVGVITVDDLFLDVLQRFADLLGPVSRSTLREDAGDPPT; the protein is encoded by the coding sequence ATGCGTGTCTCGGACCTGATGGTCTCGCCGCCCGTGACGGTCGCACCCGACAGCACCGCCGCGGAGGCGGCGCGGCTGATGGACGGGCAGGCGATCGGCTGCGTCCTGGTGGCGGACAGCCGGGCCCTGCTCGGTGTGCTCACCGACCGGGACCTCGTCGTCCGGGTGCTGGCCGGCGGCGCGGACCCGCACACCTCGGTGGCGCGTCTGATGTCGGCGCCGGCGCTCACCGTCGACGCGGACGACGATCTGGCCGCCGCCTACCGCACGTTCCGCCGCACCGGGGTGCGGCGGCTGCCGGTCCTGCGCGACGGCACGCCGGTCGGCGTCATCACCGTCGACGACCTCTTCCTCGACGTCCTGCAGCGCTTCGCCGACCTGCTCGGCCCGGTCTCCCGCAGCACCCTGCGCGAGGACGCAGGCGACCCGCCGACCTGA